In Opitutus sp., one genomic interval encodes:
- a CDS encoding NAD-dependent epimerase/dehydratase family protein encodes MSPPARNTATHPTAHSSSALPPAASPPQCHLLGDTSPSLTAPVLVTGGTGFLGRRLVERLLAQGRPVVVLGRTPAPDLERRGVRFVRASLDDAAAVSAACRGIGTVFHVAAKVGVWGRYDDFFRANVLGTRALLAGCREHGVKRFVHTSTPSVVFNGKNLAGADESLPLTTACPSPYPLTKAIAEREVLAAHSPGLSTVALRPHLIWGVGDPHLVPRILARARAGRLRIVGNGQNRMDMVHVENAVDAHLAAESALAAQCHLLGDTRAAAAGGRAYFITNDEPVVLWDWINGLLSALGEPPITRCVSLGAASAVGALCEAAWRVLPLKGEPPMTRFIAAELAKDHWFSIAAARRDLGYVPRISMAAGTAELVAALRAQ; translated from the coding sequence ATGAGCCCCCCAGCCCGCAACACCGCCACCCACCCGACCGCTCATTCCTCCTCCGCCCTGCCCCCGGCCGCGTCTCCACCCCAGTGTCACCTATTAGGTGACACTTCCCCTTCGCTTACCGCACCCGTGCTGGTCACTGGAGGCACCGGTTTTTTGGGGCGTCGACTGGTCGAACGCCTGCTGGCGCAGGGCCGCCCGGTGGTCGTTCTCGGGCGCACCCCCGCCCCCGACTTGGAGCGGCGCGGCGTGCGCTTCGTGCGCGCCAGCCTCGACGACGCGGCGGCGGTTAGCGCCGCCTGCCGGGGCATCGGCACGGTTTTTCACGTGGCCGCCAAAGTCGGCGTGTGGGGACGCTACGATGATTTTTTCCGCGCCAACGTGCTGGGCACCCGCGCCCTGCTCGCCGGCTGCCGTGAACACGGGGTGAAGCGCTTCGTGCACACCAGCACCCCCAGCGTGGTCTTTAACGGCAAAAACCTCGCCGGCGCCGACGAATCGCTACCGCTCACCACCGCCTGCCCCAGCCCGTATCCATTAACCAAAGCCATCGCCGAACGCGAAGTGTTGGCGGCCCACTCGCCCGGGCTGAGCACGGTGGCGCTGCGTCCGCACCTGATCTGGGGCGTAGGCGATCCCCACCTGGTGCCGCGCATTCTGGCGCGCGCACGCGCAGGCCGGCTTCGCATCGTCGGCAACGGCCAAAACCGCATGGACATGGTCCACGTCGAAAACGCCGTCGACGCCCACCTCGCCGCCGAATCCGCCCTCGCGGCGCAGTGTCACCTATTAGGTGACACTCGGGCCGCGGCGGCTGGAGGGAGGGCGTATTTTATTACCAACGATGAGCCGGTGGTGCTGTGGGACTGGATCAACGGCTTGCTTAGCGCGCTTGGCGAGCCGCCCATCACGCGGTGCGTTTCGCTGGGGGCGGCGTCGGCGGTGGGGGCGTTATGCGAGGCGGCTTGGCGGGTGCTGCCTTTAAAGGGCGAACCCCCGATGACGCGCTTCATCGCCGCCGAATTGGCCAAAGACCACTGGTTTTCCATCGCGGCCGCGCGGCGCGACCTCGGTTATGTGCCGCGCATCAGCATGGCCGCCGGCACCGCCGA